In a genomic window of Curtobacterium sp. MCBD17_035:
- the fliQ gene encoding flagellar biosynthesis protein FliQ, whose product MNQQAVIDLVLQALIVAGKLAAPVLITSLVVGFAISLLQSITQIQEVTLAFVPKALAVAVALVVCGNWMIDEIVGFTHFLFDQIPNLLGS is encoded by the coding sequence GTGAACCAACAAGCCGTCATCGACCTCGTCCTGCAGGCGCTCATCGTCGCGGGCAAGCTCGCCGCGCCCGTGCTCATCACGTCCCTCGTCGTCGGGTTCGCGATCTCGCTCCTGCAGTCGATCACGCAGATCCAGGAGGTCACGCTCGCGTTCGTCCCGAAGGCCCTCGCCGTCGCCGTCGCGCTCGTCGTGTGCGGCAACTGGATGATCGACGAGATCGTCGGGTTCACGCACTTCCTGTTCGACCAGATCCCGAACCTGCTCGGGAGCTGA
- a CDS encoding flagellar biosynthesis protein FlhA gives MNRKDLPKLAVPIGIVGIILLLIMPVPSFVLDFLIICNILLALVILLTTLFVRKPLDFSVFPSLLLVATLFRLGLNVASTRLVLGKGFAGDVIQAFGHVAVSGSVIIGAVIFMILVVIQFVVVTKGAERVAEVGARFTLDAMPGKQMAIDADLNAGLITDTVAKERRAAVSAEADFYGAMDGASKFVKGDAIAGILIIVINLVGGIAIGMVQNGLSITDALGKYGILTIGDGLVTQIPALLMAVSTGMIVTRSNADADMGSSAATQLTQSRNAILIAGIAACGMAFIPGMPIVPFLLVGAALLIVAYRLGVTAKADAAAAERAERAAAVAPTGDTPEDLIEQMRVHALEILLAPDLVDMVSGASDDLLGRVRALRRKIAVDMGLVVPPVRTRDSVDLPPSTYAIRIAGVEAGRGTAPARSVLALGDQLDGLPGEPTTEPVFGLAGRWVPAELRHAAEMTGATVIDRVSVLVTHLQAIIGDNAARLLTREDVKVLTEGVKQTNPAAVEELVPGMLSMAELQRVLQGLLAERVPINDLGRICEALTLRAKVSTDPEGLVEAARAALGPALAARYLDGSVLRVIMIDPGLEQSMLEGLRPSEQGTQILLDAHRVEQVLGSVRDAVGAVEHQGLSAVLVCAPQLRPAIHRLVSAQSNGLPVLSYQEATAAGSTIETVGVVRAADPIAA, from the coding sequence GTGAACCGCAAGGACCTGCCCAAGCTCGCCGTGCCGATCGGCATCGTCGGCATCATCCTGCTGCTCATCATGCCGGTGCCGTCGTTCGTCCTCGACTTCCTCATCATCTGCAACATCCTGCTGGCGCTCGTCATCCTGCTCACGACGCTGTTCGTGCGGAAGCCGCTCGACTTCTCGGTGTTCCCGTCGCTGCTGCTCGTCGCGACGCTGTTCCGGCTCGGACTCAACGTCGCGTCGACGCGACTGGTGCTCGGCAAGGGGTTCGCGGGCGACGTCATCCAGGCCTTCGGGCACGTCGCGGTCTCGGGGTCGGTGATCATCGGCGCGGTGATCTTCATGATCCTCGTCGTGATCCAGTTCGTCGTCGTCACGAAGGGCGCCGAGCGCGTGGCCGAGGTCGGGGCACGGTTCACGCTCGACGCGATGCCCGGCAAGCAGATGGCCATCGACGCGGACCTCAACGCGGGACTCATCACCGACACCGTCGCCAAGGAGCGCCGGGCAGCGGTGTCCGCCGAGGCGGACTTCTACGGCGCGATGGACGGCGCCTCGAAGTTCGTCAAGGGGGACGCGATCGCGGGCATCCTCATCATCGTCATCAACCTGGTCGGCGGCATCGCGATCGGCATGGTGCAGAACGGGCTGTCGATCACCGACGCGTTGGGCAAGTACGGCATCCTGACGATCGGTGACGGCCTCGTGACGCAGATCCCGGCGCTGCTCATGGCGGTGTCCACGGGCATGATCGTCACCCGGTCGAACGCGGACGCCGACATGGGCTCCTCGGCCGCCACGCAGCTGACGCAGTCCCGCAACGCGATCCTCATCGCGGGGATCGCGGCCTGCGGCATGGCGTTCATCCCGGGCATGCCGATCGTCCCGTTCCTGCTCGTCGGGGCGGCGCTCCTCATCGTCGCGTACCGCCTCGGGGTCACGGCGAAGGCCGATGCGGCCGCCGCGGAACGGGCCGAGCGGGCCGCGGCCGTCGCCCCGACGGGGGACACCCCCGAGGACCTCATCGAGCAGATGCGGGTGCACGCGCTCGAGATCCTGCTCGCGCCCGACCTCGTCGACATGGTGTCCGGGGCCTCGGACGACCTGCTCGGGCGCGTCCGCGCCCTCCGCCGCAAGATCGCGGTCGACATGGGACTCGTCGTCCCGCCGGTGCGCACGCGGGACAGCGTCGACCTGCCGCCGTCGACGTACGCGATCCGCATCGCGGGGGTCGAGGCGGGCCGCGGCACCGCGCCGGCACGGAGCGTGCTCGCCCTCGGCGACCAGCTCGACGGGCTGCCGGGGGAGCCGACGACCGAGCCGGTGTTCGGGCTGGCCGGCAGGTGGGTTCCCGCCGAACTCCGGCACGCCGCCGAGATGACCGGCGCGACGGTGATCGACCGCGTGTCCGTGCTCGTCACACACCTGCAGGCGATCATCGGGGACAACGCCGCCCGGCTGCTCACGCGTGAGGACGTCAAGGTCCTGACGGAGGGCGTCAAGCAGACCAACCCGGCAGCGGTCGAGGAACTCGTGCCGGGCATGCTGTCGATGGCCGAGCTCCAGCGTGTGCTGCAGGGCCTCCTGGCCGAGCGCGTGCCGATCAACGACCTCGGGCGCATCTGCGAGGCGCTGACGCTCCGGGCGAAGGTCTCGACGGACCCCGAGGGACTCGTCGAGGCGGCCCGTGCGGCGCTCGGCCCCGCCCTGGCCGCGCGCTACCTCGACGGCAGCGTGCTCCGGGTGATCATGATCGACCCCGGGCTCGAGCAGTCCATGCTCGAGGGGCTCCGCCCCTCCGAGCAGGGCACGCAGATCCTGCTCGACGCCCACCGGGTGGAGCAGGTGCTCGGATCGGTCCGCGATGCCGTGGGCGCCGTCGAGCACCAGGGCCTGTCGGCCGTGCTCGTGTGTGCGCCGCAGCTCCGTCCGGCGATCCACCGCCTGGTGTCCGCCCAGTCCAACGGCCTGCCGGTGCTCTCCTACCAGGAGGCGACCGCCGCGGGCTCCACCATCGAGACCGTGGGAGTCGTCCGTGCCGCCGATCCGATCGCAGCGTAG
- a CDS encoding DNA-binding protein, which translates to MYVITADQIDSRHGADLVEAALAAIRAAVGPRLLLPADRTAGDELQIATADAGAALDVVFRLARAGDWSIGCGIGDVQTPLPTATRAASGTAFYRAREAVERAKDRPDHVAVAVEPGRHRTADDVEPLVTQAIRLRARRSPEGWELADLLDQGMSQREAARHLGISPQAASKRAAAAGLREDDAVRAALVRLLEDADRPEPDGAPA; encoded by the coding sequence ATGTACGTCATCACCGCAGACCAGATCGACAGTCGACACGGAGCCGACCTCGTCGAGGCCGCGCTCGCCGCGATCAGGGCGGCCGTGGGGCCCCGGTTGCTCCTCCCCGCGGACCGGACCGCGGGCGACGAACTCCAGATCGCCACCGCCGACGCGGGCGCCGCACTCGACGTCGTCTTCCGGCTCGCCCGCGCGGGTGACTGGAGCATCGGGTGCGGCATCGGCGACGTCCAGACGCCGTTGCCCACGGCGACCCGTGCGGCATCCGGGACCGCGTTCTACCGTGCGCGCGAAGCCGTCGAGCGCGCCAAGGACCGGCCCGACCACGTCGCGGTCGCCGTCGAGCCGGGCCGGCACCGCACCGCCGATGACGTCGAACCCCTCGTCACGCAGGCAATCCGGCTCCGCGCGCGCCGGTCCCCCGAGGGCTGGGAGCTGGCCGACCTGCTCGACCAGGGCATGAGCCAGCGTGAGGCCGCCCGGCACCTGGGGATCAGCCCGCAGGCGGCGAGCAAGCGCGCGGCCGCCGCCGGGCTCCGTGAGGACGATGCCGTGCGGGCGGCGCTGGTCCGGCTGCTCGAGGACGCGGACCGCCCGGAACCGGACGGAGCGCCGGCATGA
- a CDS encoding acyl-CoA dehydrogenase, with translation MVDIAVPDVPIAPTPDASGGSSPHAADRRSRPRIDVPGVAEMLLGRWAEDRRISRALVLDPATHRLEGASVDDHRERALAQCRLLVEQGAIQRPFPRSFGGQENHGGNVAAFEELTTADPSLQIKAGVQWGLFGSAVLHLGTEHNHEEFLPDILDFTVPGCFAMTETGHGSDVQSIATTATYDPATEEFEIHTPFRGAWKDYIGNAAVHGVAAVVFAQLVTGGVGHGVHAFYVPLRDATGAFLPGIGGEDDGVKGGLNGVDNGRLHFDHVRVPRTNLLDRYGAVAPDGTYSSPIASPGRRFFTMLGTLVQGRVSLDGAAVVAQKLALQIAVTYASERRQFPTAEGEEGVLLDYGQHQRRLIPRIARVFAQSFAHERLLRTFDDVFSGRADTPERREDLETQAAAFKPLSTWAALDTLQEAREACGGAGFLAENRLTGLRADLDVYVTFEGDNTVLLQLVGKRLLGDFAAAAPRDPAGAARFVAARVAGRVADVTRVRAVGQTVLDRGSVRRASQDLRDPVTQRRLLADRVDTMVAGIGMRLRSAGKDRVRQARLLNEQQHELIEAARAHAELMQWDAFTAALADAPDDDSRTVLTWLRDCFGLGLVEEHLAWHLMHGRLSAQRGAAVSATKDRLVGRLRPLATDLVATFGYEPGHVRAPIASGAEARRQDEARAWYAAERAAGRTPGAEPRPRR, from the coding sequence ATGGTCGACATCGCCGTCCCTGACGTCCCCATCGCACCCACACCGGACGCGTCCGGTGGCTCGTCACCCCACGCGGCCGACCGGCGGTCCCGTCCGCGCATCGACGTCCCCGGGGTCGCCGAGATGCTGCTCGGACGCTGGGCGGAGGACCGCCGGATCTCGCGCGCGCTGGTGCTCGACCCGGCGACGCACCGCCTCGAGGGTGCTTCGGTCGACGACCACCGCGAGCGGGCCCTCGCACAGTGCCGGCTGCTCGTCGAACAGGGCGCGATCCAGCGTCCGTTCCCGCGGTCGTTCGGCGGTCAGGAGAACCACGGCGGCAACGTCGCGGCCTTCGAGGAGCTCACCACGGCGGACCCGTCGCTGCAGATCAAGGCGGGCGTGCAGTGGGGCCTGTTCGGCTCGGCGGTGCTGCACCTCGGCACGGAGCACAACCACGAGGAGTTCCTGCCCGACATCCTCGACTTCACGGTGCCCGGCTGCTTCGCGATGACCGAGACGGGGCACGGCTCCGACGTCCAGAGCATCGCCACGACCGCGACGTACGACCCGGCGACCGAGGAGTTCGAGATCCACACGCCGTTCCGGGGTGCGTGGAAGGACTACATCGGGAACGCGGCGGTGCACGGGGTCGCCGCGGTGGTGTTCGCGCAGCTCGTCACGGGCGGGGTCGGGCACGGCGTGCACGCCTTCTACGTGCCGCTCCGCGACGCGACCGGCGCGTTCCTGCCCGGGATCGGTGGCGAGGACGACGGCGTCAAGGGCGGCCTCAACGGGGTGGACAACGGCCGGCTGCACTTCGACCACGTCCGGGTCCCGCGGACCAACCTGCTCGACCGGTACGGCGCGGTCGCGCCGGACGGCACGTACTCGTCGCCCATCGCGTCCCCCGGCCGCCGGTTCTTCACCATGCTCGGCACCCTGGTGCAGGGCCGTGTGTCGCTCGACGGCGCCGCGGTCGTCGCACAGAAGCTCGCGCTGCAGATCGCGGTCACGTACGCGTCCGAGCGTCGGCAGTTCCCGACCGCCGAGGGCGAGGAGGGCGTGCTCCTCGACTACGGGCAGCACCAGCGCCGGCTCATCCCCCGGATCGCCCGCGTGTTCGCGCAGTCGTTCGCCCACGAGCGGCTCCTCCGCACCTTCGACGACGTGTTCAGCGGTCGCGCCGACACGCCGGAGCGGCGCGAGGACCTCGAGACGCAGGCCGCGGCGTTCAAACCGCTGTCCACGTGGGCCGCGCTCGACACGCTGCAGGAGGCCCGCGAAGCGTGCGGCGGGGCCGGGTTCCTCGCCGAGAACCGGCTCACCGGCCTCCGGGCCGACCTCGACGTGTACGTGACGTTCGAGGGCGACAACACCGTGCTCCTCCAGCTGGTGGGCAAGCGCCTGCTCGGTGACTTCGCCGCCGCGGCACCACGGGACCCGGCCGGGGCAGCCCGCTTCGTGGCCGCTCGGGTCGCCGGCCGGGTCGCCGACGTGACGCGGGTCCGTGCGGTCGGGCAGACCGTGCTCGACCGCGGTTCCGTCCGCCGCGCGTCGCAGGACCTCCGGGACCCGGTCACGCAGCGCCGACTCCTCGCCGACCGCGTCGACACGATGGTGGCCGGCATCGGCATGCGTCTCCGCAGCGCGGGGAAGGACCGCGTCCGCCAGGCGCGCCTCCTCAACGAGCAGCAGCACGAGCTCATCGAGGCCGCTCGTGCCCACGCGGAGCTCATGCAGTGGGACGCCTTCACGGCGGCGCTCGCCGACGCCCCCGACGACGACTCGCGGACGGTGCTGACGTGGCTCCGCGACTGCTTCGGACTCGGGCTCGTCGAGGAGCACCTCGCCTGGCACCTCATGCACGGGCGTCTGTCCGCGCAGCGGGGCGCTGCCGTCTCGGCCACCAAGGACCGGCTCGTGGGTCGACTCCGGCCGCTGGCGACGGACCTCGTGGCGACGTTCGGGTACGAGCCCGGCCACGTCCGCGCGCCGATCGCCTCGGGGGCGGAGGCGCGACGGCAGGACGAGGCCCGCGCGTGGTACGCCGCCGAGCGGGCCGCCGGACGGACTCCCGGCGCGGAGCCCCGCCCGCGACGATGA
- a CDS encoding carbon storage regulator, whose product MLVLTRKIGERILVGEDIVITVLDSRGDGVRIGIDAPRGVKIQREEVVAAVTEANVEASRSSSDAEARLRAALGALGGGGGAPGGDRRGDAEESR is encoded by the coding sequence ATGCTGGTGCTCACACGCAAGATCGGCGAGCGGATCCTCGTCGGTGAGGACATCGTCATCACCGTCCTCGACTCCCGCGGCGACGGCGTCCGCATCGGCATCGACGCCCCGCGCGGCGTCAAGATCCAGCGTGAAGAGGTCGTCGCCGCCGTCACCGAGGCGAACGTCGAGGCGAGCCGGTCCTCCAGCGATGCCGAAGCGCGGCTGCGCGCGGCGCTCGGTGCCCTGGGCGGGGGCGGCGGCGCCCCGGGTGGGGACCGTCGCGGCGACGCCGAGGAGTCTCGCTGA
- a CDS encoding EscU/YscU/HrcU family type III secretion system export apparatus switch protein, whose protein sequence is MSDTGERTEQATEKRMKEVHRKGQLSRSTDLSAWLGVAAAAVMVPSTIASAAAAGTDQVFRIERVIAHPTVGAVRETMAADLGSIGSTLAPMLGVVAVVVAATAIAQGGVHIKRMTGNYEQFNLLTGITRVFGTQALWGGAKALLKSAVVGLVLWGAVQGLVPVLMSSGSLPLTAVLQAAGNGAATLLRAAIAAGLLLAAVDVFVVMRRNRKKTRMTKKEVKDEHKSTDGDPHVKSHRRSRQLAMSRNRMIGAIATADVVLTNPTHFAVAIRYEPGKSAPKVVAKGAGAVAEVIRDRAEADRVPIVRDVPLTRALHAACEIGTEIPVDLYTPVARVLSFVMALRARGAATGVHSAPRPTTADEVATVIAADQLAGDALPRRIRHARTTEGAPA, encoded by the coding sequence ATGTCCGACACCGGAGAACGCACCGAACAGGCGACCGAGAAGCGGATGAAGGAGGTCCACCGCAAGGGCCAGCTCAGCCGTTCGACCGACCTCAGCGCCTGGCTCGGGGTCGCCGCGGCCGCCGTCATGGTGCCGTCCACCATCGCATCGGCCGCCGCAGCGGGCACGGACCAGGTGTTCCGGATCGAGCGGGTGATCGCCCACCCGACGGTGGGCGCCGTCCGCGAGACCATGGCCGCCGACCTCGGCTCGATCGGGTCGACCCTCGCCCCGATGCTCGGCGTCGTCGCGGTCGTCGTGGCGGCCACCGCGATCGCGCAGGGCGGCGTGCACATCAAGCGCATGACCGGCAACTACGAGCAGTTCAACCTGCTCACCGGCATCACCCGGGTGTTCGGCACCCAGGCGCTCTGGGGCGGCGCGAAGGCCCTGCTCAAGAGCGCGGTCGTCGGGCTCGTGCTCTGGGGGGCCGTGCAGGGCCTCGTGCCCGTGCTCATGTCCTCGGGGTCGCTGCCGCTCACCGCGGTGCTGCAGGCCGCCGGGAACGGCGCCGCCACGCTCCTCCGCGCGGCGATCGCGGCCGGCCTGCTCCTGGCGGCGGTCGACGTGTTCGTCGTCATGCGCCGGAACCGCAAGAAGACCCGGATGACGAAGAAGGAGGTCAAGGACGAGCACAAGAGCACGGACGGCGATCCCCACGTCAAGTCGCACCGGCGCTCCCGACAGCTCGCGATGAGCCGGAACCGCATGATCGGTGCGATCGCCACGGCCGACGTCGTCCTGACGAACCCGACGCACTTCGCGGTCGCGATCCGGTACGAGCCGGGCAAGTCGGCACCGAAGGTCGTCGCCAAGGGCGCGGGCGCCGTCGCCGAGGTCATCCGCGACCGTGCCGAGGCGGACCGTGTCCCGATCGTCCGCGACGTCCCGCTCACCCGTGCACTGCACGCCGCGTGCGAGATCGGCACGGAGATCCCGGTCGATCTCTACACGCCCGTGGCCCGGGTCCTGTCGTTCGTCATGGCGCTCCGCGCCCGCGGCGCCGCCACCGGCGTGCACTCGGCCCCGCGTCCCACGACCGCCGACGAGGTCGCCACCGTCATCGCCGCCGACCAGCTCGCCGGGGACGCCCTGCCCCGCCGCATCCGTCATGCCCGGACCACCGAAGGAGCCCCAGCGTGA
- a CDS encoding flagellar biosynthetic protein FliR, whose protein sequence is MDLSIDFDQLEGTMLAGVRMVAFIVIAPPFSYKAFPGTVKAMLAMGLALAVAPRAAARYHALDTGAFVVALVVELAVGLTLGFLVYLVFAAVQSAGALVDLFGGFTLAQAYDPQSQVNGAQFTRLFEMTSLALLFASGGYQLIVGGLTRSFDAVPLAGSFSLADPVHAMLAGTTQMFLSTLQIAGPLVVVLFLSDVGLGLLTRVAPALNALQLGYPIKIGLTVMFAGALFMALPSVVSSLTGDAVTLLTGGR, encoded by the coding sequence GTGGACCTGTCGATCGACTTCGACCAGCTCGAGGGCACCATGCTCGCGGGCGTACGGATGGTGGCGTTCATCGTCATCGCGCCGCCGTTCTCGTACAAGGCGTTCCCCGGCACGGTCAAGGCGATGCTCGCGATGGGCCTGGCGCTCGCGGTCGCGCCACGGGCGGCAGCCCGGTACCACGCGCTCGACACCGGCGCGTTCGTCGTCGCGCTCGTCGTCGAGCTCGCCGTGGGACTGACCCTCGGGTTCCTGGTCTACCTCGTGTTCGCGGCGGTCCAGTCGGCCGGCGCGCTCGTCGACCTGTTCGGCGGGTTCACGCTCGCGCAGGCGTACGACCCGCAGTCCCAGGTGAACGGGGCGCAGTTCACGCGCCTGTTCGAGATGACGTCGCTCGCGCTCCTGTTCGCCTCGGGCGGGTACCAGCTCATCGTGGGCGGCCTGACCCGCTCGTTCGACGCGGTGCCGCTGGCCGGGTCGTTCTCGCTGGCCGACCCGGTGCACGCGATGCTCGCCGGCACGACGCAGATGTTCCTCTCGACACTCCAGATCGCGGGCCCGCTCGTCGTCGTGCTGTTCCTGTCCGACGTCGGCCTCGGCCTGCTCACCCGCGTCGCACCCGCGCTCAACGCGCTGCAGCTCGGGTACCCGATCAAGATCGGTCTGACCGTCATGTTCGCCGGCGCGTTGTTCATGGCGCTGCCGAGCGTCGTGTCCTCGCTCACGGGTGACGCGGTGACCCTGCTGACCGGAGGGCGGTGA
- a CDS encoding LLM class F420-dependent oxidoreductase, with product MPASTVRVGVQIAPQHSPYATIRDTLAELEDLGVDIAFNWDHFFPLSGDPDGTHFEGWTMLAAWAEQTTRIEFGPLVTCNTYRNPDLLADMARTVDHISAKDGAGRLVFGIGSGWFERDYAEYGYDFGTAGSRLDALDAAMPRIEARWAALNPAPTRKIPVLIGGGGEKKTLRIVAEHADIWHSFSDVETLERKLGVLHEWCERVGRPTDAIEISTGVDVSGTLTAEQGSALDAQHALGARLFTIGVSGPDIDLAPVKALLAWRDGVSG from the coding sequence GTGCCCGCCTCCACCGTCCGCGTCGGCGTCCAGATCGCCCCGCAGCACTCGCCCTACGCCACCATCCGCGACACCCTCGCCGAGCTCGAGGACCTCGGGGTGGACATCGCCTTCAACTGGGACCACTTCTTCCCGCTGTCCGGCGACCCCGACGGAACGCACTTCGAGGGCTGGACCATGCTGGCCGCCTGGGCCGAGCAGACGACCCGGATCGAGTTCGGCCCGCTCGTGACGTGCAACACCTACCGGAACCCGGACCTGCTCGCCGACATGGCCCGCACCGTCGACCACATCAGCGCGAAGGACGGCGCCGGGCGGCTCGTGTTCGGCATCGGGTCCGGGTGGTTCGAACGCGACTACGCCGAGTACGGGTACGACTTCGGCACGGCCGGGAGCCGGCTCGACGCGCTCGATGCCGCGATGCCCCGGATCGAAGCCCGTTGGGCGGCGCTCAACCCCGCGCCGACCCGGAAGATCCCCGTGCTCATCGGCGGTGGCGGCGAGAAGAAGACGCTGCGCATCGTCGCGGAGCACGCCGACATCTGGCACAGCTTCTCGGACGTCGAGACGCTCGAGCGCAAGCTCGGCGTGCTGCACGAGTGGTGCGAGCGCGTCGGCCGGCCCACCGACGCGATCGAGATCTCGACGGGCGTCGACGTCTCCGGCACGCTGACCGCCGAGCAGGGTTCCGCCCTCGACGCCCAGCACGCCCTCGGGGCACGGCTGTTCACCATCGGGGTGAGCGGGCCGGACATCGACCTGGCGCCGGTCAAGGCGCTGCTCGCCTGGCGGGACGGCGTCAGCGGCTGA
- a CDS encoding GNAT family N-acetyltransferase — protein MHIRDCTPLDLPALTALTIEAFRPLLAGSLVQLRAEVTAHDHGHWEDDYRHEVPSLLAPEEGRFITLAEERGKPLGYVGWNTTGETSGRLEMVAVHSDARRRGVARALCSAALTRLGELGVTVVHIGTGGDEFHAPARALYESLGFIPYPTVDYARTL, from the coding sequence ATGCACATCCGCGACTGCACACCGCTCGACCTGCCCGCGCTCACCGCACTCACGATCGAGGCCTTCCGGCCTCTCCTCGCCGGCTCCCTCGTGCAGCTACGGGCCGAGGTCACCGCACACGACCACGGGCACTGGGAGGACGACTACCGCCACGAAGTCCCCTCCCTGCTCGCTCCCGAGGAGGGCCGCTTCATCACACTGGCGGAAGAACGCGGCAAACCGCTCGGCTACGTCGGCTGGAACACCACGGGTGAGACCTCCGGCCGACTGGAGATGGTTGCCGTCCACTCTGATGCTCGACGGCGTGGAGTCGCGCGAGCGCTCTGCTCCGCGGCACTGACAAGGCTCGGAGAGCTTGGGGTCACCGTGGTGCACATCGGAACGGGCGGCGACGAGTTCCACGCCCCGGCACGAGCCCTCTACGAATCCCTCGGCTTCATCCCGTACCCAACCGTCGACTACGCCCGGACGCTCTGA